Within the Aythya fuligula isolate bAytFul2 chromosome 19, bAytFul2.pri, whole genome shotgun sequence genome, the region CTCTGCAATGCGTGATGTCACTGAATGAAATTAATGCTGGTCTCAGTGTTCTGTAAAACACAACGGCCATACTCTAAAACACAAAAAGTGCAGAGAAAACATAACAAAGAAGATTTCAGCATGTTAGGACTGTAACGTGTTATTCTATGCACAGTGCATGCTCTGTAGGAAGAGAATGCTCGCTAGAAGTTGTGTTGTTTAACATACATTCTAGAAGAGATAGAAATAGTGAAAATATTGTCTCCATCCTATCGCAGCACATAAAATAGCTGTAGTTAAAAAACAtgatcttgtttgtttttgtaactcTTGGGCAAACGGGATTTGGCCCTGTAAGTCCTCttctataattattttcttttctagactCTTCAGGgatttttatgtgcttttcaaTGCTATGAAGTATTGGCTATATTCTATAAATAATGACATCACATGAAAGTGAGTATAATGTTATTAAGCAGTTCAGCCTATCCATGGAACAGTTGTGGTATAAAATATTGCATTGAGAGAAACAGTTACAGCTCTGGTTCAAATGAAAAGTGGTCCTTTGGCTTAGAAAGCAAATGCAGGCAATGGTAGACATGACGATATTGGTATCTTGATCTGCATGGACAGAAGCTGCATCATGCCATGGCTCCTCCGGCCCTCTCAGCTCTGGCACTCTGAGGGACCTCGGTGCACTCGCTGATGAGGGGCCTTCAGTCTTCGAAGTCATTATATGTGCTGGATACACTTTAAGAAACACTTAGGCATCAAGTGCCTTATGCTGACCTCCTCTGAGACTTTGCTGACTTAATTAATTGGGGAAAgcctttgcaaaataaatagagATAAGCTTTGGCAAGCCTCCAGACCCGGAGCGGGATGAATAGCTAACCTTGCGGTCGCTGCCGCTCGCATCTGCAGGTCGATCTGCAGGAGCCCCCTGTGAGGGACTGCTAACGCCTGATCCTGAGGTGTGATTCGTACTTGCTGCTTAATTTGGGGGCAAGTCTAAGCCTCCTGCAGAAGACTAAGGGAAACTGACCCTAATTTAGGGGTTCTGATCTGAAGGCGCTGTTAATGGAGGAGCTCACTAACTACAGCAGGGCCTGTGTTAGGCCTTGCTCCCGTTAGCCCAGGCCCAGCTCAGAGGCAAcatcagcagctgctttccATGAGCTTCCAGGGGGTGCCCTCAGCCTCTGTGCTCAGTAAGCAAGCTTTATAGGAGTTTGAtggtgcccccagcacaagTACAGACTATTCCAACTGCACTTGTGGTTCAGCACATGGCCATGTCTCCTCAAGGTGCTGCGCTGATATAAAACATCAGGGCAGAtccagcactgctcccacatgtgGAGATCAGGTCAACCAAAGGAGAGGGTGAGTGTGTAAGACTACTGGGTGCAGAAAAAGCAGGGGAAGCAGAGACCTGTCAGGGCACGGTGTGTGCAGGTGTCCTGCCAAGCACTGCAGCACCCTAACTTACAGATGCAGCTGACAGCACCCTAACCCCCAAAGCAAGCTGACCGGTCAGTGGTGTGCTCTGGGTATGAGCCTGAGGGCCCTCACGGCCTGATGTGCAGCACACCACTCCTGCCTGACCCCAGTGCTGCCACACGTGGGAGATGCCCTGCTCCAGACAGAGCACTTGCCATGTGCAGCGTGCAGTCAGCAGCAAAATACggcttctgttttgtttcagacaaGAAGTGATACTCAGTGCGGTCAGAGCTCTCTGACCCTGTCTGATTTGATTGATTTTGTCCAATTGCTTCTTTGCTCGGTATCAACCCGTTTGTTCTGTCAGTAATTACCTCCCTTGCCATGCCTTCGGTAACGTGTCCTTACCTCTGGAAAATTGGTCATGTTGACTATGATGAGCTGAGGTGACTTCAGTGAGATTTGCCCAAGCTGGTTCAGCGGAAACTTCCCATCTTTCGTCACGACAATTATGTGATCAAGGGCCCCTCAAAAGAACCAAACACACGGGAATTTCAGTACGATACAGCACTTCAGGATGATGCTGTAGTAAAAACATGAATAGAGGgtcccattttccttctgttgtgcAAAATATAGatgttaataaagaaattatgtattttttttcatacttcagGTGCTCTTTGTATTTATGCATCCCCTGCGGTATTTGCaagttaattattttaacaCTGCTGTAGAGCACAAAACCgtgaaaacaaaactcactTGTTACTAGAATAGGAAAACTAAACAAAGAttgcaaagaataaaaaggaaatatttttaattcttaaaacttaaacattaaaatgttattacaaAGATCTAGAAAATGATTGTCTTTAACTTAGCAACGTTCCCTTAAACCCCTCATTTTTTCCAAGTCCCAAGAGGAGGTGCTATACACTGCCTAATTTAAAGTATTCAGTTTCTCCCTGAGCTACTCTTAATCTGCTCTCTTGTTTCTGCTGCAAAATGTTAACAGGCCAAAAGGCACATGGGACAAGAGGTACTTTATcagtgcaattaaaaaaaatacctatggttaaaataaatagttaagAGACTGAGCTACACTTTCCAACTCCATTAAAAACTGAAGtgcccctgccagagcaggggTGGTGAATGATTCAAATTTGGTCATTGtttaatgttaaattttatCCCTGAAACTTGATACTACTTACAAATACATATGTTCAGAGTGTTATAGTAACTGTAGCTTAGTCAAATATATTCACGTTTCTTCctgaaacacaaaattcagTAAGTGAATAAGGCTTGTAAAGGTCAGTAACCACAAAGAtgcatagcaaaaaaaaaagtttgtatatGCCAGACACCAGCCTGATGGCAATTTCCAAAAGGCTAATTTAATGGCAATTGGATTTTTCCTGCCCTACTGCACCATTAGCTGACAACCTGCTTCTTCATCACATCTGCAAACAGTTCAGTTAGACACTTTTGACATCTCCCACTTAGAAAAGCTATTTCCAGGAAGCTATTAACAAAAATAGATTCTTCCTGGTCAAGCTCAGGGTGAAGAGAGCCTTCAGTTGGGGATGTCAAGGTTGCAGTAATCGGGTGCCCAGTGAATAactcaataaaaagaaaatcaattttgaaAAAAACGGACTTCTCTGTTACTAGGATGGGTATCCTTCCTTACAGGCAGTAGAGCACCGTACAAGAAATTTACCAACCTGGTGAGGTTCTAACGCTGACATTTCTGTTGAAATCTTCTTTCAGAGCTTCCACCACCGCCTGCATGTCTTCATTGGTTGCCTCCAAATTGATAATATCTTCAACTAAGGCAGCATTGATATTCACTTTGGCTTGAGTCTGCCCTTTACCTTTAGCTGAGGattacacaaaaaatattttctgtttctgagaaCACTTAGTTGTTGTattagaaagcagaaagaagacGTTAGAACCACTGTTAGATTCAGAGTTGAGTCTAAGATAAACTGATATTCCTAAATGAGTAAATTGCCCAGCACTTGAGCACACGGGCAAGGTACATTTgaaggctgtgctgtgtgcacGAACTCTAACTCCACAGCCTGGACGGTGTCGATGGCTActtgctgctgcagtgacagCTCCACGCAGCACTTCTCCCTTAGGAAGGACTAAAGACTCCTGTACCCTGCAGTGCACTCGGGAAAGCTAGCTCCTTCAGGGCTGTGTTCTGCCTAAGTTGGATCGATACTGGTACAGGAGTGAAAAGGAGTAAGAAGTTCTGCTTTCAGCAGTATCTGGCAACACCTCTGGGGGTTGCAGACCCGGACAGAACAGCTGCCTGTACCTTTTTTGGTGGCCAGCTGCCGGGTCAGCAGCACCTGGTGGAcacactgcctgcagccctccagcagcagggctgggcagcctgcaggagcctgTGGCAGCCTCCTCATCATGGCCAACGGTGAATACAGCAGGGAGTGCAGGTGCCGAAAGCATCTCAGTGCCATGGCCATTGTTTACAGCTcacctggaaagagaaaagaagggtgGGGTGCTCAGCTCGCTGAGCAGAAACGGCTTCAAGCCTTGGCTGTGTGTGTCAGGGCACGGTGACAGCAGAGTGGTGACAGCTGAGCAGTGACAGCTCAGTGGTGacagctgagtgctgcaggctgctcctggTGCCCCTGCAGCTGCGTGGCTCAGGCCCAGGGACACGGTGCTGTCCCAGCCACCCGAAGGGCACAGCCTGGGGAGCCACAGCGGGAGGACACTCCTCGCCGGGGGACAGGGTGCTTGTGGCAACTTTGGCTTCCATCCTACCCGCTCTGAGGCTGAAAGGCATTCTTATTTTAAAGCCCTTATTTCAGGACGTTTGCTGCGGGGAGCTCTGAGGTGTTGTTGCAGCACAAGGGCAGGCTGGGGCTCGGAGATCCGAGCTGCAAAAGAACtgaaggggaaggaggtggaaggccggctgggctgggctgggctgtgctgagcagggtGTGCAAttccgagccgtgccgtgccctaCAGAGCCCTAcagagccgtgccgagccgtgccgagccgtgccgagccgtgccgagccgtgccatGCCGCTCAGCACCGTGCCGAACCCCGCCGCCCAGGGCGCGCCACCCGCCGGGTCCGTGGCGCGCCCTCCGCCCCAAGCCCCGCCCACGACCACGCCCCCACCCACACGGCCACGCCCCCCGCACACCGCCCCGCCCCTCCGCGACCTCGCCCCTGCAGCCCACGCCCCacgcggccccgccccctcgcGTAGCCCCGCCCCTTCTGctggccccgcccctcccggccCGTTCCCCTCGCCcctcccctcctcgcccccctcccccgccccgTTGGGGCCGTGCCGGGAGCCccggttgggggggggggggggggctccgtccgccgccgcctccccgctcACCGTCGCTCGGGCCTCGCGCTGCGCGCCGCTGACGTCACGGCCCCGCGCCGCCTACGTCACCGCCGGGCGCCGAGGGCGGGGCGAGGCCTGCGCGGGGCccggggcggtggcggcggcggcggcggcggcgggagggggaGGTGATGGTGGGGGCCGGTCCCGGTCCGCCCCGCGCCGCCATGGAGCCGGGCCGCCAGGCGCTGCCGCTGGAGAACGCGTCCATCCTGTGCGAGGGAGCCCTGCAGGACGGGCACCGCCTCTGGATCGGGAACCTCGACCCCAAGATCACCGAGTGAGTGCCGCGGGAGGGGCCCCgacacccccaaaccccccgGTGACACCCCCACAGCACCCGGTGACACCCCCGGGACCCCTCAGTGCCACCCCCGGTGTCCCCGTTCCCCCTCCAGACCACCCCATCCCCCCCGGCACCGCCCCCGTTCCCCCTCCCGGTACCCCCGTTCCCCGTTACCCCCTCCCGGTACTCCCCGTGCCCCCTGCCGGTGCCCCCCAATCCCCGTATccccccccggtaccccccTGCAGCGGCCGAGCCCCCCTCTGCCCCTCCCCGCCACCCGCGGGGGCTCCGTGGCTGCGCTGAGCCCCGGCccggggggcactgggggggtcCGGGGGTGCCACCCGGTGCCGGGGCTCGGCTGGGGGCGTGCTGCCCGCTCCAGGATCCATCAT harbors:
- the MRRF gene encoding ribosome-recycling factor, mitochondrial: MAMALRCFRHLHSLLYSPLAMMRRLPQAPAGCPALLLEGCRQCVHQVLLTRQLATKKAKGKGQTQAKVNINAALVEDIINLEATNEDMQAVVEALKEDFNRNVSVRTSPGALDHIIVVTKDGKFPLNQLGQISLKSPQLIIVNMTNFPESTAAAMKAIRESGMNLNPEVDGTLIRVPIPKVTREHRESLAKLAKQSTNKSKDALRKVRSKSMNQVKKFKSKVSEDTIWLLEKQIQQMADNAAAEMDKLLAAKTKELLG